A section of the Corynebacterium tuberculostearicum genome encodes:
- the leuD gene encoding 3-isopropylmalate dehydratase small subunit, whose protein sequence is MENFITHTGTGVPLRASNVDTDQIIPARYLKSVKRTGFSEGLFSNWRSDENFVLNQAQFKDGSVLFAGSDFGTGSSREHAVWALSEYGFRAVFSSRFADIFRGNAGKSGLLTGLMEQEDIELIWKQLEAGETQVTVDLEARTVTVGENTYRFDIDDYTRWRLMEGLDDIGITLRNEDAIAAYESRRPSFKPAVHAQ, encoded by the coding sequence ATGGAGAATTTTATTACCCATACGGGAACGGGCGTGCCCCTGCGCGCTTCCAATGTGGATACTGATCAGATCATCCCCGCGCGCTACTTGAAGTCGGTCAAGCGTACCGGCTTTTCAGAAGGCCTATTTTCTAATTGGCGCTCCGATGAGAATTTTGTGCTCAACCAGGCGCAATTCAAAGATGGCTCGGTCCTTTTCGCGGGCAGTGACTTTGGCACCGGCTCCTCCCGGGAGCACGCAGTGTGGGCGTTGAGTGAATACGGCTTCCGTGCTGTGTTTTCTTCCCGCTTTGCAGATATCTTCCGCGGCAACGCTGGAAAGTCTGGACTGCTCACTGGGTTGATGGAGCAAGAAGATATCGAGCTCATCTGGAAGCAACTGGAAGCGGGAGAAACTCAGGTCACCGTGGACCTGGAGGCGCGAACGGTCACGGTTGGAGAAAATACTTACCGCTTCGATATTGATGACTACACCCGTTGGCGGTTGATGGAAGGGCTGGATGACATCGGCATTACCCTCCGCAATGAAGATGCAATCGCTGCGTACGAATCGCGTCGCCCCAGCTTCAAGCCCGCTGTTCACGCTCAATAG
- a CDS encoding NUDIX hydrolase yields MPNIKKMHETDKDQQHEEFISGRHQEIPVDPAKEFHRTTLAAGAVIWRGSPQDPAIALIHRPHYDDWSLPKGKVDPGESLPTTAAREILEETGFSVRLGKLIGKVTYPVQGRTKVVYYWVAKYLGGTYSANSETDELRWLPIDEAQDLLSYDVDTAVVAKAAKRLRIAPATRVLYVRHAHAHESGSWEGDDNLRPLDKKGRRQAEMLVPMLSAYQPTAIYSALPQRCQQTAAPLADELGKDISINKNFGDEAWENDPEAAKKAFRRVVNEGGVPVIVSQGGTIPGIIEDLAPKFLKKPVDKLKFKKSSVWVLSFNNGELTGADYLASPLPVR; encoded by the coding sequence ATGCCCAATATTAAAAAGATGCACGAAACCGACAAGGATCAGCAGCACGAGGAGTTTATTTCCGGCCGCCATCAGGAAATCCCGGTGGACCCCGCCAAGGAATTCCACCGCACTACCCTTGCCGCCGGCGCCGTAATCTGGCGCGGGTCCCCGCAGGACCCAGCAATCGCGCTCATCCACCGCCCCCATTACGATGATTGGTCCCTGCCCAAGGGCAAGGTGGATCCCGGCGAGTCTCTTCCTACCACCGCAGCCAGGGAAATCCTGGAAGAGACCGGATTCAGCGTCCGGCTAGGCAAGCTCATCGGCAAGGTAACGTACCCAGTCCAGGGCCGCACTAAGGTGGTCTACTACTGGGTGGCCAAGTACCTGGGCGGAACCTATTCCGCCAATAGTGAAACCGATGAGCTACGGTGGCTGCCCATCGACGAAGCGCAAGACCTCCTGTCCTACGACGTAGATACCGCAGTGGTGGCTAAAGCCGCCAAACGCCTGCGCATCGCGCCGGCCACGCGCGTTCTTTATGTCCGCCACGCCCACGCGCATGAAAGCGGCAGCTGGGAAGGCGATGATAACCTGCGGCCGCTTGATAAGAAGGGGCGTCGCCAAGCGGAAATGCTGGTCCCGATGCTCAGCGCTTATCAGCCCACTGCCATTTACTCTGCGCTGCCCCAACGTTGCCAGCAGACAGCTGCCCCGCTTGCCGACGAACTGGGCAAGGACATCTCCATCAACAAAAACTTTGGCGACGAGGCTTGGGAAAACGACCCAGAAGCAGCCAAGAAGGCCTTCCGCCGCGTGGTAAACGAAGGCGGGGTGCCCGTTATTGTCAGCCAAGGCGGCACCATCCCCGGTATCATCGAGGACCTCGCCCCAAAGTTCCTTAAAAAGCCGGTGGACAAGCTGAAGTTCAAGAAGTCTTCTGTGTGGGTCTTGTCTTTCAACAATGGCGAGCTCACCGGCGCCGATTACCTGGCTAGCCCACTGCCGGTGCGCTAG
- a CDS encoding NAD(P)H-dependent glycerol-3-phosphate dehydrogenase has translation MVNVAVMGAGSWGTTLAKVFADAGNDVRLWARRAELAQAINETHTNPDYLPDTRLPAAVRATHDDVEALALADVVVFGVPSQTLRANVEKWAPHLPEDATLVSISKGVETATLKRMSEVIMDAAGVPADRVAVLSGPNLAKEIAAGQVAATVIACSDEDRAQRVQAAVAAPYLRPYTNTDVIGAEIGGACKNVIALACGIASGKGLGNNTMATIITRGLAEITRLGVELGADPFTFSGLAGMGDLVATCTSTLSRNRTFGYRLGQGGTIEEAKAATNGQVAEGVYSCDSIYRLAQQAGVEMPITHAVYGVCYEGVAVEDMIIALMGRSKKSE, from the coding sequence ATGGTTAATGTTGCCGTGATGGGTGCTGGTTCTTGGGGCACTACCTTGGCCAAGGTCTTTGCGGACGCCGGAAATGACGTCCGCCTGTGGGCGCGCCGCGCGGAATTGGCGCAGGCCATCAACGAGACCCACACCAATCCGGACTATTTGCCGGATACCCGCCTGCCGGCCGCGGTGCGGGCCACCCATGATGATGTCGAAGCGCTGGCGCTTGCCGACGTCGTCGTGTTCGGCGTTCCCTCCCAAACCTTGCGCGCCAACGTGGAAAAGTGGGCGCCGCACCTGCCAGAGGACGCGACCCTGGTGTCTATTTCTAAAGGCGTAGAGACTGCCACGCTCAAGCGCATGAGCGAGGTCATTATGGATGCGGCGGGCGTGCCAGCAGACCGCGTGGCGGTCCTGTCTGGCCCGAACTTGGCCAAGGAGATCGCTGCCGGCCAAGTGGCCGCCACGGTGATTGCCTGCTCCGATGAAGACCGCGCTCAGCGCGTGCAAGCCGCGGTCGCCGCGCCGTACCTGCGGCCCTACACCAATACCGATGTCATCGGCGCGGAAATCGGTGGCGCCTGCAAGAATGTCATCGCCTTGGCCTGTGGTATCGCCTCCGGCAAGGGGCTGGGCAATAACACCATGGCCACCATCATCACCCGCGGTCTGGCGGAGATTACCCGCCTGGGCGTGGAGCTGGGGGCGGATCCATTTACCTTTTCCGGCCTGGCAGGCATGGGCGACTTGGTGGCAACGTGCACCTCGACATTGTCGCGCAACCGCACCTTTGGCTACCGCCTGGGCCAAGGTGGCACGATTGAAGAGGCCAAGGCCGCGACCAATGGCCAGGTCGCGGAGGGCGTCTACTCCTGTGACTCCATCTATCGCCTAGCCCAGCAGGCCGGGGTAGAGATGCCTATCACGCACGCCGTTTATGGCGTGTGCTACGAGGGCGTGGCGGTAGAAGATATGATCATCGCTTTGATGGGTCGGTCCAAGAAGTCGGAGTAG
- a CDS encoding D-alanine--D-alanine ligase family protein, with amino-acid sequence MTEKTRVAVIYGGRSTEHSVSCVSAGAIMNHLDPEKFEVVPIGITREGTWTPGTTEGLEIVDGVMPEVSPGAELTLSLDPNAKGQFHNVTDGTLFAEVDVVFPILHGPFGEDGTVQGLFELSGLPYVGPGVLASSVGMDKEFTKKVLAAADLPVAPEVILKGRTELSEEEKQRLGLPVFVKPARGGSSIGVSKVTTWEEFPAAVALALEDDEKILVEPEIVGKEVEIGVLHYADGTLLASVPALLAGIDDSDEGFYGFDTKYLDNVVTAEIPAPFAPELTEKLRDMAIRAFEALNCEGLSRVDFFVTEDSVYINEINTLPGFTPISMYPQVLAASGVEYPALLEALIEQALAK; translated from the coding sequence ATGACTGAAAAGACCCGCGTGGCCGTTATCTATGGCGGCCGTAGCACCGAGCATTCCGTATCCTGCGTATCCGCTGGCGCGATCATGAACCACCTCGATCCAGAGAAGTTCGAGGTGGTGCCCATCGGTATTACCCGTGAGGGCACGTGGACGCCCGGCACCACTGAGGGCTTAGAAATTGTCGATGGTGTTATGCCCGAGGTCAGCCCAGGTGCGGAACTGACCCTTTCCCTTGATCCCAATGCGAAGGGCCAATTCCATAACGTCACCGACGGCACGCTCTTTGCAGAGGTCGACGTGGTATTTCCCATTCTGCACGGACCCTTTGGTGAGGACGGTACAGTTCAAGGACTCTTTGAGCTTTCCGGCTTGCCCTATGTAGGCCCAGGGGTCTTGGCTTCCTCGGTGGGCATGGATAAGGAATTTACCAAGAAGGTGCTGGCGGCCGCAGATCTGCCAGTAGCGCCCGAGGTTATCCTCAAAGGCCGCACCGAGCTAAGCGAGGAAGAAAAGCAGCGACTAGGCCTGCCCGTGTTTGTTAAACCCGCACGCGGTGGATCGTCCATCGGCGTTTCCAAGGTCACTACCTGGGAGGAATTCCCCGCAGCCGTCGCCCTGGCGCTAGAAGATGACGAAAAGATCCTGGTGGAGCCGGAAATCGTAGGCAAAGAGGTAGAAATCGGCGTACTTCACTATGCCGATGGCACCTTGCTGGCCTCCGTCCCGGCGCTGCTCGCCGGTATCGATGATTCCGACGAGGGCTTTTATGGCTTCGACACCAAGTACCTCGACAACGTGGTCACCGCCGAAATCCCTGCACCTTTCGCACCCGAGCTGACCGAAAAGCTACGCGACATGGCAATCCGCGCCTTCGAGGCCCTCAACTGTGAGGGCCTGTCCCGAGTCGACTTCTTCGTCACCGAGGACTCCGTGTACATCAACGAGATCAATACCCTGCCGGGCTTTACCCCGATCTCCATGTACCCGCAGGTGCTCGCGGCCTCGGGCGTTGAGTACCCGGCACTGCTCGAGGCGCTTATCGAGCAGGCCCTAGCCAAGTAG
- a CDS encoding DUF3515 domain-containing protein: MTSQFNRTAIFISLGLSIVMVLAVLFGAKYVFNNVAKAPVAVSPVESKEADSQACRSFIDALPDQVMDKQRADIAEPVPSGVAAWAATSDDKVTVRCGVDMPFQYTEYSQTQDVEGEQWFQVRDATPGSNLTTWYAPQRFPVVAVTASTDTEPGELNDALSSLEEKPATAHEAPLKALKAGNDQMCAEVDKALPDSVAEGYSRRKVEEKNTYVWSAEGREDIVARCGVAKPENYRAGAKLQQVNDIPWFEDTTLAHGTTAGTWFALGREDYLALHAPQDAAQAALVEIGDVLAKHTTEK; this comes from the coding sequence ATGACATCCCAATTTAACCGCACCGCGATCTTCATTTCACTTGGGTTATCCATAGTGATGGTTCTGGCGGTCCTCTTCGGCGCAAAATACGTATTCAATAACGTCGCCAAAGCACCCGTGGCGGTCTCCCCCGTGGAGTCTAAGGAGGCAGACTCGCAAGCCTGCCGCAGCTTTATCGACGCCCTTCCAGATCAGGTCATGGATAAGCAACGTGCAGATATCGCCGAACCCGTGCCTTCCGGTGTCGCAGCTTGGGCCGCTACTTCAGACGATAAGGTCACCGTGCGCTGTGGCGTGGATATGCCTTTCCAGTACACCGAGTACTCCCAGACCCAGGACGTAGAAGGCGAACAGTGGTTCCAGGTGCGCGATGCCACCCCTGGCTCCAACCTCACCACTTGGTATGCGCCGCAGCGCTTCCCCGTTGTCGCGGTCACTGCCTCCACTGACACAGAGCCGGGCGAGCTTAACGACGCCCTCTCGTCCCTCGAAGAAAAGCCTGCCACTGCCCACGAGGCGCCGCTTAAGGCTCTCAAGGCGGGGAATGACCAGATGTGCGCAGAAGTAGACAAGGCCCTGCCCGATTCGGTGGCTGAGGGATACAGCCGCCGCAAGGTAGAGGAAAAGAATACCTATGTGTGGAGCGCCGAAGGCCGCGAAGACATCGTCGCGCGATGCGGCGTAGCCAAGCCAGAGAACTATCGCGCCGGAGCCAAGCTCCAACAGGTCAACGATATTCCGTGGTTCGAGGACACCACCTTGGCCCATGGCACGACCGCGGGCACGTGGTTTGCTCTCGGCCGCGAGGACTACCTTGCGCTACACGCCCCACAAGATGCCGCGCAGGCGGCACTGGTGGAAATCGGCGACGTGCTCGCAAAGCACACGACCGAAAAGTAG
- a CDS encoding thiamine-phosphate kinase, with protein sequence MDNPSEMKIAVRLNWDVIRAHSIERKPVNLTQTLADVGERAAIREITSVASSGLNGDDAAVLPSAPPNSRTVAATDLMVEGRHFLREWSTPREIGKKAILRNFADVEAMGARPVAALLAIAAPGDTPVPFVRGIAEGIAEHSSFYNAELVGGDLTKSDLLVINITAVGFLGGSLPALTLDGARAGQQVVAHGKIGHSAAGLALLERFGRNLPAGHEHLQPLIDAHCAPWLNPGRGVIARAAGVTAMTDNSDGLIQDCTTMAEHSCVHMDLDPQALQPEELLCQAADLLGCDPWEWVLSGGEDHTLIGTTAKEAPSGFRKIGTVTRGCGVTLGGTTPSYQKGWLSF encoded by the coding sequence ATGGATAACCCAAGTGAAATGAAGATCGCGGTGCGGTTAAATTGGGATGTCATAAGGGCTCATAGTATCGAAAGGAAGCCGGTGAACTTAACTCAGACTCTCGCAGATGTGGGAGAACGCGCCGCTATCCGGGAAATTACCTCCGTGGCCTCCAGTGGGCTCAATGGAGACGATGCCGCGGTTCTGCCCAGTGCGCCGCCGAATTCCCGCACCGTGGCGGCTACCGATTTGATGGTGGAGGGACGTCATTTCCTGCGCGAGTGGTCTACCCCGCGCGAGATTGGCAAGAAGGCCATCTTGCGCAATTTTGCCGATGTGGAAGCTATGGGTGCCCGCCCGGTTGCCGCCCTCCTTGCAATCGCCGCGCCAGGCGATACCCCGGTGCCCTTCGTGCGCGGCATTGCCGAGGGAATCGCGGAGCATAGCTCTTTCTATAACGCCGAGTTGGTAGGCGGCGACCTAACGAAGTCCGATCTCTTGGTCATCAATATCACGGCCGTAGGCTTCCTCGGCGGCAGCCTTCCTGCCTTGACCTTGGACGGGGCGCGGGCAGGCCAGCAGGTAGTAGCGCACGGCAAGATCGGCCACTCGGCCGCCGGCTTGGCCTTGTTGGAGCGCTTTGGCCGGAACCTTCCTGCAGGGCATGAGCACCTGCAGCCGCTTATCGACGCCCACTGTGCCCCCTGGCTCAACCCCGGCCGCGGCGTCATTGCCCGTGCCGCGGGGGTGACCGCAATGACCGATAACTCAGACGGTCTGATTCAAGACTGCACGACGATGGCCGAGCACTCCTGCGTGCACATGGACTTGGATCCGCAGGCCTTGCAACCGGAAGAATTGCTGTGCCAGGCCGCGGATCTACTCGGCTGCGATCCCTGGGAATGGGTACTCAGCGGCGGCGAAGACCACACCCTCATCGGCACGACCGCAAAGGAAGCCCCCTCCGGATTCCGAAAGATTGGCACCGTAACCCGCGGCTGCGGAGTTACGCTGGGAGGCACCACACCGAGCTATCAGAAAGGCTGGCTGAGTTTTTAA